A single region of the Oncorhynchus kisutch isolate 150728-3 linkage group LG30, Okis_V2, whole genome shotgun sequence genome encodes:
- the LOC109875436 gene encoding double-stranded RNA-specific editase B2-like, protein MLSSFISPMKIRDVGTTTSKDNGDTSISSSAEVKENRHSTNQVDYSTIRQPAHHQPALYTDISRELSRTTALKRKQPLVEGKDSLLYELQLICKRTAHCFTSDSATTPSALSVEGRASRGSDATCRKTMRTSWSVTKKNALVQLNELRPGLQYEIASWTGPVHAPVFAVGVEVNGLRFEGRGPTKKKAKMRAAELALRSFIQFPNAPQAHITMGNLNFINTTAPADFTSDQAVLIPDTLFKEFEPEANEDQFLYHRTDGKELQFEEPPAQGDTQLLYHSHRTGGKGQELLSSICNHGRLVCLTLDLMSSANQKRQRTGSSIVEELRPVALLNELRPGLRYVCLMERVRGRPIRSFVMAVRVDGRIFEGCGRSKRLAQAQVATSALQDLFNISLGPETSISRTASWAKSSQLPQCFAESIFHLVREKHSQLDCYCPASHTRHKVLAGIVMTRGFDVRRGQVVSLGTGTKCFSGVCVSDQGWTVNDCHAEVITRRAFLRFLYTQLELFLCNRPDSLEQSIFVRDKESGYRLRDGILFHMYVSSSPCGDARLNCPYEVTATHHSWHRFVRKLRCHLRMKMEGGEGTLPVSVRRANQKWDRGLPREPPVTMSCTDKMARWNVLGLQGSLLSHLVEPVYLHSLTVGSLCHTGHLGRTMARRMGHISPTSSSYRHNRLLLGCLSSSEGRQPGKSPRFSVNWSAGDGELEVLDTSTGRRKGSGTPSRLCKRSLFTRWERLNHQLSRPGQVLGDEKAIKTYCGAKMTAGAYQRAKQKFGLSLQDAGLGIWNRKPPEQENFQSSV, encoded by the exons ATGCTGTCATCCTTCATCAGCCCTATGAAGATTAGAGATGTTGGGACAACAACATCAAAAGACAATGGAGACACTTCAA TTAGCAGCAGCGCTGAGGTGAAGGAGAATCGTCATAGCACAAATCAAGTGGACTATTCAACCATACGACAACCTGCACATCATCAACCAGCTCTTTACACTGACATCTCCAGAGAGCTCTCCAGGACTACTGCTCTAAAGAGGAAGCAGCCATTGGTGGAAGGAAAAGACAGTCTTCTCTATGAACTCCAGTTGATCTGTAAGAGGACGGCCCATTGCTTTACATCAGATAGCGCCACGACTCCATCTGCACTGTCGGTTGAGGGACGAGCATCACGCGGGAGTGACGCAACCTGTCGGAAGACAATGAGGACTTCCTGGTCTGTCACAAAGAAGAACGCCCTGGTGCAGTTGAATGAGCTGAGACCAGGTCTACAGTATGAGATAGCATCCTGGACAGGGCCAGTTCACGCCCCTGTGTTCGCTGTAGGAGTAGAGGTGAACGGTCTCAGGTTCGAGGGCCGAGGCCCCACCAAGAAGAAGGCTAAGATGAGAGCAGCAGAGCTGGCTCTTAGGTCCTTCATCCAGTTCCCCAATGCCCCTCAGGCTCACATCACAATGGGAAACCTCAACTTTATCAACACCACAGCACCAGCAGACTTCACCTCAGACCAGGCCGTTCTCATCCCTGACACGCTCTTCAAGGAGTTTGAGCCAGAAGCAAACGAAGACCAATTCCTTTACCACAGGACAGACGGAAAGGAGTTGCAATTTGAGGAGCCACCAGCGCAGGGAGATACACAACTCCTATACCACAGCCACAGGACAGGGGGAAAGGGACAGGAGTTGCTCTCCAGCATTTGTAACCATGGGAGACTAGTATGCCTGACCCTTGACCTGATGTCCTCAGCCAATCAGAAGAGGCAGAGGACCGGTTCCTCCATTGTTGAGGAGCTGAGGCCTGTGGCTCTGCTCAATGAGTTAAGGCCAGGCCTGAGGTACGTCTGTCTGATGGAGAGAGTGCGGGGCAGGCCGATCAGGAGCTTTGTGATGGCAGTGAGGGTGGATGGAAGGATATTTGAGGGCTGTGGGCGCAGTAAGAGACTGGCTCAAGCCCAGGTAGCTACCTCAGCCCTACAGGACCTGTTTAACATCAGTCTGGGGCCTGAGACTAGCATCAGTCGTACTGCCAGCTGGGCCAAGAGCTCTCAGCTACCTCAG TGCTTTGCAGAGTCAATCTTCCACTTGGTGAGAGAGAAACACAGTCAGCTAGACTGTTACTGCCCTGCATCCCACACCCGTCACAAAGTACTGGCAGGCATCGTAATGACCAGAG GTTTTGACGTTAGGCGAGGCCAGGTGGTGTCTCTGGGGACAGGGACCAAATGTTTCAGTGGAGTGTGTGTCAGTGACCAGGGATGGACGGTTAATGACTGCCATGCTGAGGTCATCACAAGGAGGGCTTTCCTCCGCTTTCTCTACACCCAACTGGAGCTCTTCCTctg TAACCGGCCAGACAGTTTGGAGCAGTCCATCTTTGTGCGAGACAAAGAGTCTGGGTACAGACTGAGAGATGGTATTCTGTTCCATATGTATGTGAGCTCATCGCCCTGTGGGGACGCACGCCTCAATTGCCCCTACGAGGTAACAGCTACAC ACCACAGCTGGCACAGATTTGTAAGGAAGTTACGCTGCCATCTGAGGATGAAGATGGAAGGCGGTGAGGGTACACTTCCTGTCAGCGTACGGAGAGCCAATCAGAAATGGGACAGGGGGTTGCCGAGGGAACCTCCGGTCACCATGTCCTGCACAGATAAAATGGCCAG GTGGAATGTTCTAGGTCTCCAGggctctctcctgtctcacctgGTGGAGCCAGTGTACCTCCACAGCCTCACTGTGGGCAGCCTGTGCCACACGGGTCACCTGGGAAGGACCATGGCACGACGCATGGGGCACATCAGCCCCACGTCCTCCTCCTATAGACACAACAGGCTACTCCTCGGCT GCCTCAGCAGCAGTGAGGGTCGGCAGCCAGGGAAGTCCCCCAGGTTCAGTGTGAACTGGAGTGCTGGAGACGGGGAGCTGGAGGTGCTGGATACCTCTACAGGCAGGAGGAAAGGCTCAGGGACACCATCCAGACTCTGCAAGAGATCCCTCTTCACTCGTTGGGAGAGACTAAACCACCAG ctgagCAGGCCAGGACAAGTGTTGGGTGACGAGAAGGCCATAAAGACGTACTGTGGAGCTAAGATGACAGCGGGGGCCTACCAGAGAGCCAAGCAGAAGTTTGGCCTCTCACTGCAGGATGCAGGCCTGGGCATCTGGAACAGGAAACCACCAGAACAGGAGAACTTCCAGAGCAGCGTGTAA
- the LOC109874652 gene encoding WD repeat-containing protein 37-like isoform X1, which yields MPVESGSSASSRQAKQKRKSHSLSIRRTNSTEQERTGLQREMLEGQDSKLPLSLRSNLLDLFGQIEREFENLYIENIELRREIETLNDRLTAEGQTIDGGDLTKGALKAKASHSTSQLSQKLKTTYKASTSKIVSSFKATTSRAVCQLVKEYVGHRDGIWDLSVTRTQPVVLGTASADHSAMLWSIETGKCLLKYLGHAGSVNSIKFHPTEQMALTASGDQTAHIWRYTVQLPTPQPVADISQTPCDDDIDFSDKDEADGDGDGPNECPSIRVSSTTLRSHQGVVIAADWLVGGKQVVTASWDRAANLYDVETSELVHSLTGHDQELTHCCTHPTQRLVVTSSRDTTFRLWDFRDPSIHSVNVFQGHTDTVTSAVFTVGDNVVSGSDDRTVKVWDLKNMRSPIATIRTDSAVNRISVSVNQRIIALPHDNRQVRLFDMSGVRLARLPRSNRQGHRRMVCCSAWCEDNSSCNLFSCGFDRQAIGWNINIPALLQEK from the exons ATGCCTGTCGAAAGTGGAAGCAGTGCATCCTCCCGCCAGGCCAAGCAGAAGCGCAAGTCCCACAGCCTGTCCATCCGTCGGACCAACAGCACCGAGCAGGAGCGCACAGGTTTACAGAGGGAGATGTTGGAGGGACAG GATTCCAAACTACCATTGTCTTTGAGGAGCAATCTTTTGGACCTCTTTGGCCAGATTGAGAGGGAGTTTGAAAACCTCTACATTGAAAACATTGAGT TGCGTAGAGAGATTGAAACCTTGAACGATCGTTTAACAGCTGAAGGACAAACCATCGACGGGGGAGACTTGACTAAGGGGGCACTTAAAGCGAAAG CAAGTCATAGCACAAGTCAACTTTCTCAAAAACTGAAGACAACTTATAAGGCATCTACAAGCAAG ATCGTCTCCAGTTTTAAAGCCACCACATCCAGAGCCGTGTGCCAGCTGGTCAAGGAGTATGTAGGCCACAGGGATGGCATATGGGACCTGAGTGTCACCAGGACACAGCCCGTGGTGCTGGGCACAGCGTCAGCAG ATCACAGTGCTATGCTATGGAGCATCGAGACTGGGAAATGCCTCCTGAAGTATCTAGGTCATGCAGGATCAG TTAACTCTATCAAGTTCCATCCCACGGAACAGATGGCTCTTACAG CGTCTGGTGACCAGACAGCCCATATCTGGAGGTACACGGTGCAGTTGCCCACCCCACAGCCTGTAGCCGACATCAGT CAGACGCCCTGTGACGACGACATAGACTTCTCAGATAAGGACGAGGCTGACGGGGACGGTGACGGCCCTAACGAGTGTCCCTCCATCCGCGTCTCTTCCACTACCCTCAGGAGCCACCAGGGGGTGGTCATTGCTGCAGACTGGCTGGTGGGGGGCAAGCAGGTGGTCACAGCCTCTTGGGACCGGGCTGCCAACCTGTACGACGTGGAGACCTCCGAGCTCGTCCACTCACTCACTG GCCACGACCAGGAGCTGACCCACTGCTGCACCCACCCCACCCAGCGTCTGGTGGTCACCTCTTCCAGAGACACCACCTTCCGCCTGTGGGACTTCAGAGACCCCTCCATCCACTCTGTCAATGTGTTCCAGGGACACACtga CACGGTGACGTCAGCTGTGTTCACTGTGGGGGACAACGTGGTGTCCGGGAGTGACGACCGCACCGTCAAGGTCTGGGACCTCAAGAACATGAGGTCACCCATAGCTACCATCCGCACAGACTCTGCCGTCAATAG GATAAGTGTGTCAGTGAACCAAAGAATCATTGCTCTTCCTCACGACAATCGTCAAGTCCGGCTGTTTGACATGTCAGGAGTGCGGCTGGCTCGACTCCCACGTAGCAACAGACAG GGCCACCGGCGCATGGTGTGCTGCTCAGCCTGGTGTGAGGATAACTCTTCTTGTAACCTGTTCAGCTGTGGCTTCGACCGGCAGGCCATCGGATGGAACATCAACATACCTGCGCTGCTGCAGGAGAAGTGA
- the LOC109874652 gene encoding WD repeat-containing protein 37-like isoform X2 has protein sequence MPVESGSSASSRQAKQKRKSHSLSIRRTNSTEQERTGLQREMLEGQDSKLPLSLRSNLLDLFGQIEREFENLYIENIELRREIETLNDRLTAEGQTIDGGDLTKGALKAKASHSTSQLSQKLKTTYKASTSKIVSSFKATTSRAVCQLVKEYVGHRDGIWDLSVTRTQPVVLGTASADHSAMLWSIETGKCLLKYLGHAGSVNSIKFHPTEQMALTASGDQTAHIWRYTVQLPTPQPVADISTPCDDDIDFSDKDEADGDGDGPNECPSIRVSSTTLRSHQGVVIAADWLVGGKQVVTASWDRAANLYDVETSELVHSLTGHDQELTHCCTHPTQRLVVTSSRDTTFRLWDFRDPSIHSVNVFQGHTDTVTSAVFTVGDNVVSGSDDRTVKVWDLKNMRSPIATIRTDSAVNRISVSVNQRIIALPHDNRQVRLFDMSGVRLARLPRSNRQGHRRMVCCSAWCEDNSSCNLFSCGFDRQAIGWNINIPALLQEK, from the exons ATGCCTGTCGAAAGTGGAAGCAGTGCATCCTCCCGCCAGGCCAAGCAGAAGCGCAAGTCCCACAGCCTGTCCATCCGTCGGACCAACAGCACCGAGCAGGAGCGCACAGGTTTACAGAGGGAGATGTTGGAGGGACAG GATTCCAAACTACCATTGTCTTTGAGGAGCAATCTTTTGGACCTCTTTGGCCAGATTGAGAGGGAGTTTGAAAACCTCTACATTGAAAACATTGAGT TGCGTAGAGAGATTGAAACCTTGAACGATCGTTTAACAGCTGAAGGACAAACCATCGACGGGGGAGACTTGACTAAGGGGGCACTTAAAGCGAAAG CAAGTCATAGCACAAGTCAACTTTCTCAAAAACTGAAGACAACTTATAAGGCATCTACAAGCAAG ATCGTCTCCAGTTTTAAAGCCACCACATCCAGAGCCGTGTGCCAGCTGGTCAAGGAGTATGTAGGCCACAGGGATGGCATATGGGACCTGAGTGTCACCAGGACACAGCCCGTGGTGCTGGGCACAGCGTCAGCAG ATCACAGTGCTATGCTATGGAGCATCGAGACTGGGAAATGCCTCCTGAAGTATCTAGGTCATGCAGGATCAG TTAACTCTATCAAGTTCCATCCCACGGAACAGATGGCTCTTACAG CGTCTGGTGACCAGACAGCCCATATCTGGAGGTACACGGTGCAGTTGCCCACCCCACAGCCTGTAGCCGACATCAGT ACGCCCTGTGACGACGACATAGACTTCTCAGATAAGGACGAGGCTGACGGGGACGGTGACGGCCCTAACGAGTGTCCCTCCATCCGCGTCTCTTCCACTACCCTCAGGAGCCACCAGGGGGTGGTCATTGCTGCAGACTGGCTGGTGGGGGGCAAGCAGGTGGTCACAGCCTCTTGGGACCGGGCTGCCAACCTGTACGACGTGGAGACCTCCGAGCTCGTCCACTCACTCACTG GCCACGACCAGGAGCTGACCCACTGCTGCACCCACCCCACCCAGCGTCTGGTGGTCACCTCTTCCAGAGACACCACCTTCCGCCTGTGGGACTTCAGAGACCCCTCCATCCACTCTGTCAATGTGTTCCAGGGACACACtga CACGGTGACGTCAGCTGTGTTCACTGTGGGGGACAACGTGGTGTCCGGGAGTGACGACCGCACCGTCAAGGTCTGGGACCTCAAGAACATGAGGTCACCCATAGCTACCATCCGCACAGACTCTGCCGTCAATAG GATAAGTGTGTCAGTGAACCAAAGAATCATTGCTCTTCCTCACGACAATCGTCAAGTCCGGCTGTTTGACATGTCAGGAGTGCGGCTGGCTCGACTCCCACGTAGCAACAGACAG GGCCACCGGCGCATGGTGTGCTGCTCAGCCTGGTGTGAGGATAACTCTTCTTGTAACCTGTTCAGCTGTGGCTTCGACCGGCAGGCCATCGGATGGAACATCAACATACCTGCGCTGCTGCAGGAGAAGTGA